In Candidatus Pelagibacter sp. RS39, the following proteins share a genomic window:
- the lgt gene encoding prolipoprotein diacylglyceryl transferase, with protein MFINNFDPVAFSLFSLEFRWYSLSYIFGILAGWVLAKRIFIKDDSLKEKFDDYITFVILGIIIGGRLGYIIFYNFDYYLVNPVEIFKIWNGGMSFHGGLLGVIVMSIWFARKHSHNSYIYLDVVSLVAPVGIFFGRIANFINSELYGKETGLPWGVKFEKIDEIYRHPSQLYEAFFEGLLLFFILIYFHKRSSAKNPGFISGIFLIFYSTFRFLIEFLRIPDEQLGYVLFSLSMGQILCLVFFIFGSYLTLKKYDHQK; from the coding sequence ATGTTCATTAATAATTTTGACCCAGTTGCATTTAGTTTGTTTTCTTTAGAGTTTAGGTGGTATTCTTTATCGTATATATTTGGAATCCTTGCTGGATGGGTTTTAGCAAAAAGAATTTTTATAAAAGACGATAGCTTAAAAGAAAAATTCGACGATTACATTACTTTTGTAATCTTGGGTATTATAATTGGTGGCAGATTAGGTTACATAATTTTTTATAATTTTGATTACTATTTAGTAAACCCTGTTGAAATTTTTAAAATTTGGAATGGGGGAATGTCATTCCATGGTGGACTATTAGGTGTAATTGTGATGAGCATATGGTTTGCAAGAAAGCATAGTCATAATTCATATATTTATCTTGATGTTGTCTCTTTAGTTGCTCCTGTAGGAATCTTTTTTGGGCGTATTGCAAATTTTATTAATTCGGAGCTTTATGGGAAAGAAACTGGCTTACCATGGGGAGTTAAATTTGAAAAAATTGATGAAATATATCGTCATCCATCTCAACTTTATGAAGCTTTTTTTGAGGGTCTGTTATTGTTTTTTATATTGATATATTTTCATAAAAGATCATCAGCTAAAAATCCTGGTTTCATATCTGGAATATTTTTAATATTTTACTCTACATTCAGATTTCTAATAGAATTTTTAAGAATTCCAGATGAACAATTAGGTTATGTCTTGTTTAGCTTGAGTATGGGACAAATTTTATGTTTAGTATTTTTTATATTTGGTTCTTATTTGACTTTAAAAAAATATGATCATCAAAAATAA
- the ychF gene encoding redox-regulated ATPase YchF yields the protein MSFKCGIVGLPNVGKSTLFNALTNSNKAQAANFPFCTIDPNIGVVSVPDYRLENLAKISKSKKIIPTTISFVDIAGLVKGASKGEGLGNKFLSHIREVDAVIHMIRCFDSSDIQNVNPTVDPVRDLEIIETEMKLADLESIQKRLEKNNKKNIDEDQIKILQSCLDLINNDQDLTSLKSEFSKKQLNLSGLLSLKPKIFVCNVDEKSVQNGNGYTKSFLEKFGLENTLIVSADIENQINELDSEERKNYMEMIGLKDTGLDMLIQKGYKILELDTFFTSGPEETRAWTIQKNCLAPKAAGEIHTDFEKGFIRAETISYNDFVENDGWVNSKTNGKMRLEGKDYIVKDGDVLNFRFNT from the coding sequence ATGAGTTTCAAGTGTGGGATCGTTGGTTTGCCAAATGTGGGTAAATCTACTCTCTTCAATGCATTAACTAATTCCAATAAAGCTCAAGCAGCTAACTTTCCATTTTGTACAATTGATCCAAATATTGGAGTAGTTAGTGTGCCTGATTATCGATTAGAAAATTTAGCCAAAATTTCTAAATCAAAAAAAATTATACCTACTACTATTTCTTTTGTTGACATAGCTGGTCTTGTAAAGGGTGCATCTAAAGGTGAAGGTTTGGGAAATAAATTTTTATCTCATATCAGAGAAGTAGACGCTGTAATACATATGATTAGATGTTTTGACTCTAGTGATATTCAAAATGTAAATCCTACAGTTGACCCTGTTAGAGATCTTGAAATAATTGAGACAGAAATGAAACTTGCAGATTTAGAGTCCATTCAAAAAAGACTTGAAAAAAATAACAAAAAAAATATTGATGAGGATCAAATTAAAATTCTTCAAAGTTGTTTAGATTTAATTAATAATGATCAAGATTTAACAAGTTTAAAATCAGAATTTAGCAAAAAACAACTAAATTTAAGTGGTTTATTGTCTTTGAAGCCTAAAATATTTGTTTGTAATGTTGATGAGAAAAGTGTCCAAAATGGAAACGGTTACACTAAATCATTCTTAGAAAAATTTGGTTTAGAAAACACTTTGATTGTATCAGCTGATATTGAAAATCAAATCAATGAATTAGATAGTGAAGAAAGAAAAAACTATATGGAAATGATTGGTTTAAAGGACACTGGCTTGGATATGTTGATACAAAAAGGTTATAAGATTTTAGAATTAGACACTTTTTTTACCTCAGGCCCTGAGGAAACAAGAGCCTGGACTATTCAGAAAAATTGTTTAGCTCCAAAAGCTGCTGGTGAAATACATACTGATTTTGAAAAAGGATTTATTAGAGCTGAGACTATTTCTTATAATGATTTTGTTGAAAATGATGGATGGGTAAATTCTAAAACAAATGGAAAAATGAGATTGGAAGGTAAAGACTATATTGTTAAAGACGGTGATGTTTTAAACTTTCGTTTCAATACGTGA
- the pth gene encoding aminoacyl-tRNA hydrolase, with protein sequence MLLFVGLGNPTPDSENNRHNVGFKIIDAINKKFSLSKQKPKFKGLLTTGNIGNVKVYAIKPLTFMNNSGICIRELIEYFKIDAQDVIVFHDDLDVEFGKIKAKFGGSSAGHNGIASIDKFIGKDYSRVRIGIGKPKGNIEVSDYVLQNFDEDESLGIEKISNHINDSISFLVEKKLDLFSSTVNNK encoded by the coding sequence ATGCTTTTATTTGTAGGATTGGGTAATCCAACACCAGACAGTGAAAATAATCGACATAATGTTGGGTTTAAAATTATAGACGCAATAAACAAAAAATTTAGTTTATCAAAACAAAAACCAAAATTTAAAGGCCTATTAACCACTGGCAATATAGGAAATGTTAAAGTTTATGCCATCAAACCTTTGACCTTTATGAATAATTCAGGAATTTGTATTAGAGAGCTTATTGAATATTTTAAAATTGATGCTCAAGATGTAATAGTTTTTCATGATGATCTAGATGTGGAATTTGGAAAAATTAAAGCTAAATTTGGAGGATCAAGCGCAGGACACAATGGAATTGCATCGATTGATAAGTTTATCGGCAAAGATTATTCTAGAGTTAGAATAGGTATAGGTAAACCCAAAGGAAACATCGAGGTTTCAGATTATGTTTTACAAAATTTTGACGAAGATGAGTCATTAGGTATTGAAAAAATATCAAACCATATAAATGACTCAATTTCTTTTCTTGTTGAAAAAAAATTAGATCTTTTTTCTAGTACAGTAAATAATAAATAA
- a CDS encoding response regulator transcription factor: MDNFQAHILVVDDDEGIRSLVKKYLNEKKYLITTADSAENASEKISIIKFDLIILDIMMPGKSGLDFLKEHKENVNTPVILLTAKGEPNERIEGLEMGADDYLSKPFEPKELDLRIKNIINKTKKNNFKKIIKFENVQIDLNKQIIFHGNSEFKINNTEKKILEKMINNPGKVFEREEIGKLIDLDKERSIDVIITRLRKKIEIDPKNPKFLQTIRGAGYVLWIE; the protein is encoded by the coding sequence ATGGATAATTTTCAAGCTCATATTTTAGTAGTCGATGATGATGAAGGTATAAGATCATTAGTTAAAAAATATTTAAATGAGAAAAAATATTTAATTACCACAGCTGATAGTGCAGAAAATGCATCAGAAAAAATAAGCATCATTAAATTTGATTTAATAATCTTAGACATAATGATGCCTGGAAAAAGTGGATTAGATTTTTTAAAAGAGCATAAAGAAAATGTAAATACTCCAGTAATATTATTGACTGCAAAAGGTGAGCCAAATGAAAGAATAGAGGGGCTTGAGATGGGAGCAGATGATTATTTGTCGAAACCATTCGAACCTAAAGAACTGGACCTAAGAATTAAAAATATAATTAATAAAACAAAAAAAAATAATTTTAAAAAAATTATAAAATTTGAAAACGTTCAAATTGATTTGAATAAACAAATAATATTTCATGGTAATTCAGAATTCAAAATAAATAATACTGAAAAAAAAATATTAGAAAAAATGATTAACAATCCAGGAAAAGTATTTGAGAGAGAAGAAATTGGAAAATTAATTGACCTAGACAAAGAAAGATCAATTGATGTTATTATAACAAGATTGAGAAAAAAAATTGAAATAGATCCAAAAAATCCTAAATTTCTTCAAACTATAAGGGGAGCTGGCTATGTTTTATGGATTGAATAA
- a CDS encoding ribose-phosphate pyrophosphokinase, with protein MKLLTGNSNKVLSKNIAKYLKTKLVNSSIRKFADGEIYIEINENIRGNSIFIVQSISSPANDNLMELLLCIDALKRSSAKNITAVIPYFGYARQDRKVVPRTSISAKLVSNLITKAGADRVVTVDLHAGQIQGFFDIPVDNLFSTPIFARHARKKIKSKKIICVAPDVGGTERARALGKLLNVGLAIVDKRRPKPGQSQVMNVIGDVKGQTCIIVDDIIDSGGTIVNAAKALKSRGAKDVYVYITHGVLSGDAIKKIKNSVIKNLVITDTIDNVHKTKNVKNIEVLPISGLMGEAIKRISNSTSVSDLFK; from the coding sequence ATGAAATTATTAACTGGAAACAGCAATAAAGTTTTAAGTAAAAACATTGCTAAATACTTAAAAACAAAACTTGTAAATTCAAGTATTAGAAAATTTGCTGATGGCGAAATTTATATTGAAATAAATGAAAATATAAGAGGAAACAGTATTTTTATTGTTCAATCTATCTCTTCTCCAGCAAACGATAATTTAATGGAATTATTGTTATGCATTGATGCTCTAAAAAGGTCCTCAGCAAAAAATATAACGGCAGTAATACCTTATTTTGGATATGCAAGACAAGATAGAAAAGTTGTTCCAAGAACTTCGATATCTGCAAAGCTTGTCTCAAATCTAATTACTAAAGCTGGTGCTGATAGAGTGGTAACTGTAGATTTGCATGCAGGTCAAATTCAAGGTTTCTTTGATATTCCTGTTGATAACTTATTTTCTACTCCAATATTTGCAAGACACGCTAGAAAGAAAATTAAAAGTAAAAAAATTATTTGTGTTGCACCTGATGTGGGAGGAACTGAAAGAGCTAGAGCACTTGGAAAACTTTTAAATGTAGGACTAGCTATTGTTGATAAAAGAAGACCTAAACCTGGACAATCACAAGTTATGAACGTCATCGGTGATGTAAAAGGTCAAACCTGTATTATAGTTGATGATATAATTGATTCAGGGGGTACAATTGTTAATGCAGCAAAAGCTTTGAAATCTCGTGGGGCAAAAGATGTGTACGTTTATATTACTCATGGAGTTTTAAGTGGAGATGCAATTAAAAAAATTAAAAACTCAGTAATTAAAAATTTAGTAATAACTGATACAATAGACAATGTTCATAAAACTAAAAATGTCAAAAATATTGAGGTTTTGCCAATATCAGGTCTAATGGGTGAAGCAATAAAGAGAATTTCAAATTCAACATCTGTATCAGATTTATTTAAATAA
- a CDS encoding cytochrome b, which produces MSEHEYTPKSKVGKWFNDRLPLLTLANHLTDYPTPKNLNYWWTFGGILTFCLITQIVTGLVLAMHYIAHADMAFQSVEHIMRDVNYGWLIRYIHANGASMFFLAVYIHIFRSLFYGSYKSPREIIWIIGIIIYLLMMAAAFLGYVLPWGQMSFWGATVITNLFSAIPLVGEGIVTWLWGGYSVDNPTLTRFFTLHYLIPFLILGLVVLHIWALHVPGNNNPIGIDIKKPSKDTVPFHPYIVIKDGFALLMFMIVFAFFVFYTPNILGHADNYIEANPLVTPAHIVPEWYLLPFYAILRSVPDKLLGVIAMLSAILILAALPWLDTSKIRSAVFRPLYKQFYWILVADVLILGYVGAMPAEGLYLLIARVATAYYFLHFLVVLPILGFKERTTPVPLSITEPILGGSPNLAAVKKKDTFKDQ; this is translated from the coding sequence ATGAGTGAACACGAATACACACCAAAATCAAAAGTTGGAAAATGGTTTAACGATAGGTTACCTCTTTTAACTTTAGCAAATCATTTAACAGATTACCCAACACCAAAAAATTTGAATTATTGGTGGACTTTTGGTGGAATTCTTACCTTTTGTTTAATTACTCAAATTGTAACCGGATTAGTTTTAGCAATGCATTATATTGCACATGCTGATATGGCGTTCCAAAGTGTCGAACATATAATGAGAGATGTAAACTACGGATGGTTGATAAGATATATACATGCAAATGGTGCTTCAATGTTTTTCTTAGCAGTATACATTCACATATTCAGATCTTTGTTTTACGGCTCATATAAATCACCGAGAGAAATTATATGGATTATTGGTATAATCATTTATCTTCTTATGATGGCAGCTGCTTTCTTAGGCTATGTTTTGCCATGGGGACAAATGAGTTTTTGGGGAGCTACAGTTATTACAAATTTATTTAGTGCAATTCCTTTGGTAGGTGAGGGAATAGTAACATGGTTATGGGGAGGATATTCAGTAGATAACCCAACACTTACAAGATTTTTCACTCTACACTACTTAATTCCTTTTTTAATTTTAGGTTTAGTCGTTTTACATATTTGGGCTCTTCACGTTCCTGGAAATAATAATCCAATTGGTATTGATATAAAAAAACCATCAAAAGACACAGTTCCATTTCATCCATACATAGTTATTAAAGATGGTTTTGCGTTGTTGATGTTTATGATTGTTTTTGCTTTTTTTGTTTTCTATACACCAAATATTTTAGGTCATGCTGACAATTACATTGAAGCTAATCCTCTTGTAACACCAGCTCACATTGTTCCAGAGTGGTATCTTTTACCTTTTTATGCAATTTTGAGATCAGTCCCAGATAAACTTTTAGGAGTTATAGCGATGTTGTCTGCTATTCTGATATTAGCTGCATTACCTTGGTTAGATACATCAAAAATTAGATCTGCAGTTTTTAGACCTTTGTATAAACAGTTTTATTGGATCTTAGTAGCTGATGTTTTAATTTTAGGATACGTTGGAGCTATGCCAGCAGAGGGGCTTTACTTGTTAATCGCAAGGGTTGCTACAGCATATTACTTCCTTCATTTTTTAGTTGTGCTACCAATTTTAGGATTTAAGGAAAGAACCACACCCGTTCCTTTGAGTATTACCGAACCTATTTTAGGTGGATCACCAAATCTTGCTGCGGTGAAAAAAAAGGATACTTTTAAAGATCAGTGA
- a CDS encoding SAM-dependent methyltransferase — protein sequence MIIKNNFEISLDKFINFALYDKKKGYYMQKSPFGRKGDFITAPNISRMFSEMIAIWILGFWENLGNPKKINLVELGAGNGEMMKILLETFKKFPMFFDSCNFLIHEKSLKLKKIQKDKLDKDKIIWITDLKEIKKFPTIFIANEFFDAMAIKQFIKKRDIWFERYVIFKNKKKAFFNEKSFNMSKFEKEIGYNISKNQKFIEYSLVGVSYLKKITDMIKKNNGGLLIIDYGYMEKKMKNTLKSISNHKHSNVLENIGKSDITHNINFYLFKKIIDQLGGLKDLITTQGSFLVKLGIKNRAEIISQNQNFSKKADIYYRLKRLIDDKEMGNLFKVMFIKKKNNKYKLGFN from the coding sequence ATGATCATCAAAAATAATTTTGAAATCTCTTTAGATAAATTTATCAATTTTGCTCTGTATGATAAAAAAAAAGGATACTATATGCAAAAAAGTCCTTTCGGACGAAAAGGTGATTTTATAACTGCACCAAATATTTCCAGAATGTTTTCTGAGATGATAGCTATTTGGATTTTAGGATTTTGGGAAAATTTAGGAAATCCAAAAAAAATTAATTTGGTAGAACTTGGTGCAGGAAATGGTGAAATGATGAAAATTTTACTTGAAACTTTTAAAAAGTTTCCAATGTTTTTTGACTCATGCAATTTTTTAATTCATGAAAAGAGTCTAAAATTAAAAAAAATTCAAAAAGATAAATTAGACAAAGATAAAATAATTTGGATTACCGATCTGAAAGAAATAAAAAAATTTCCAACAATTTTTATTGCTAATGAATTTTTTGACGCAATGGCAATAAAACAATTTATAAAAAAAAGAGATATATGGTTCGAAAGATATGTAATTTTTAAAAATAAAAAAAAAGCCTTTTTTAATGAAAAAAGTTTTAATATGAGTAAATTTGAGAAAGAAATTGGTTACAATATTTCAAAAAATCAAAAATTTATTGAATACTCATTAGTTGGAGTAAGTTATTTAAAAAAAATCACTGATATGATTAAAAAAAATAACGGTGGTCTTCTAATAATAGATTACGGGTATATGGAAAAAAAGATGAAAAATACTCTTAAATCAATTTCAAATCATAAACACAGCAATGTTTTAGAAAATATTGGGAAATCAGATATTACCCATAATATAAATTTTTACCTTTTTAAAAAAATAATTGATCAATTGGGTGGCTTAAAAGATTTAATAACAACTCAAGGGAGCTTTTTAGTAAAATTAGGAATAAAAAATAGAGCTGAAATAATTTCGCAAAATCAAAACTTTTCAAAAAAAGCAGATATTTATTATAGATTAAAAAGACTAATAGATGATAAAGAAATGGGAAATTTATTTAAGGTAATGTTTATTAAAAAGAAAAATAATAAATATAAATTGGGGTTTAATTGA
- a CDS encoding 50S ribosomal protein L25/general stress protein Ctc, which translates to MSSIEANIRDNTTKGQLNAIRNSGNVPAIIYGGKDKNQKISISKKLLKTLIEKENFFSSIITLNVDGSNQNVLPREIKYHIITDEPIHVDFLRVLPGVKIKIEVPVNFINHDKSPGLKKGGVLNIVRRKVELKCPSEKIPENLTIDLDGVDIGESFKISSVKLDPEVVPTIQGRDFVIATLAAPTVMKEPEKPAEAEAGEGEEGAEGATTAAADGDKAATEGDKGDKKEGDDKKPADKKPPEEKK; encoded by the coding sequence ATGAGTTCAATAGAAGCAAACATTAGAGACAATACTACCAAAGGACAGTTAAACGCTATTAGAAATAGTGGAAATGTTCCAGCTATTATATACGGTGGTAAAGATAAAAATCAAAAAATATCTATTTCAAAAAAATTACTTAAAACTTTGATTGAAAAAGAAAATTTCTTTTCAAGCATAATCACTCTTAATGTTGATGGAAGTAACCAAAATGTATTACCAAGAGAGATTAAATATCATATCATAACCGATGAACCAATTCACGTAGATTTTTTAAGAGTACTTCCAGGTGTAAAAATAAAGATAGAAGTACCTGTAAATTTTATTAATCACGACAAGTCGCCTGGTCTTAAAAAAGGTGGGGTTTTGAATATTGTAAGAAGAAAAGTAGAATTAAAATGTCCAAGTGAAAAAATACCTGAAAATTTAACAATAGATCTAGATGGTGTTGATATTGGAGAAAGCTTCAAAATTTCTTCAGTAAAATTAGATCCAGAAGTTGTTCCAACAATTCAAGGAAGGGATTTCGTAATAGCAACATTAGCAGCTCCAACGGTTATGAAAGAACCTGAAAAACCTGCTGAAGCAGAAGCTGGAGAGGGTGAAGAAGGAGCTGAGGGTGCAACTACTGCAGCGGCCGATGGGGATAAAGCTGCTACTGAGGGTGATAAAGGAGATAAAAAAGAGGGTGATGATAAAAAACCTGCTGACAAAAAACCTCCTGAAGAAAAAAAATAA
- a CDS encoding ATP-binding protein — MFYGLNKLVKNLLPKRLFYRALLIVAIPVILIQLIITIVFFDSLWIKTNKGMTRALVSEIQTFIEVYSNDNYEKDDIKNIFSLYQDLNIEFIEDDNFNFSYNERWFSPIDRTLRRELKSRFALEIFWFDTTSYKELVDLRIKYQNGYFKFIVPKDRLTSTSARLFGLWITVPAFIVVIISLIFLKNQTRPITALAKAAEKFGRGENVDEFKPSGAAEIRQAGYEFDRMRKRIMRHLNQRSEMLSGISHDLRTPLTRMKLQTEFIKDKSLAGKLAEDINEMEKMLNEYLQFTSSSFVEKDELFNLSDLMDEIIIKYNNENITKEIPPRVYLNGRKNLIKRCLNNLIENSIKYGNKINVELTKNKTNLVIKVEDDGPGIPNSEYDNVFKPFYKIDKGRADSKSSVGLGLSIASDIVRSHGGNIKLNKSNLNGLEVKIFLPV, encoded by the coding sequence ATGTTTTATGGATTGAATAAATTGGTAAAAAATTTATTGCCAAAAAGATTATTCTACAGAGCTTTATTGATAGTTGCTATTCCAGTGATTTTAATTCAATTAATAATTACAATAGTTTTTTTTGATAGTCTTTGGATAAAAACCAATAAAGGAATGACACGAGCATTAGTTAGTGAAATTCAAACTTTTATTGAAGTTTATAGTAATGACAATTACGAAAAAGACGACATTAAAAATATTTTTTCATTATATCAAGATTTGAATATTGAATTTATTGAAGATGATAATTTTAATTTTTCTTACAATGAAAGATGGTTTAGTCCAATAGATAGAACACTGAGGAGAGAATTAAAATCTAGGTTTGCATTAGAAATATTTTGGTTTGATACAACAAGCTATAAAGAGCTAGTTGATCTAAGAATAAAATATCAAAATGGTTATTTCAAATTTATTGTTCCTAAAGATAGACTAACAAGTACATCTGCAAGATTGTTTGGATTGTGGATAACAGTTCCAGCATTTATTGTTGTCATTATTTCACTAATATTTTTAAAAAATCAAACAAGACCAATTACAGCTTTAGCCAAAGCTGCTGAAAAATTTGGGAGAGGCGAAAATGTTGACGAATTTAAGCCTTCAGGCGCAGCTGAGATACGTCAGGCAGGTTATGAATTTGATAGAATGAGAAAAAGAATAATGAGACATTTAAATCAAAGATCTGAGATGCTATCTGGGATTAGTCATGATTTAAGAACACCTTTAACGAGAATGAAATTACAAACTGAGTTTATAAAAGATAAATCCTTAGCTGGTAAGTTAGCTGAGGATATAAATGAAATGGAAAAAATGCTTAATGAGTATTTGCAATTTACAAGCTCCTCTTTTGTTGAAAAAGATGAACTTTTTAATCTTAGTGATTTAATGGATGAAATTATAATCAAATATAATAACGAAAATATTACGAAAGAAATACCACCAAGAGTTTATTTAAATGGGCGAAAAAATTTAATTAAAAGATGTCTGAATAATCTTATAGAAAATTCTATTAAATACGGAAACAAAATAAATGTTGAACTTACAAAAAATAAAACAAACTTAGTAATAAAAGTTGAAGATGACGGTCCAGGAATACCAAATAGTGAATATGACAATGTGTTTAAACCTTTCTATAAAATAGATAAAGGAAGGGCAGATTCAAAATCTAGTGTGGGTCTTGGTCTATCAATAGCATCTGATATCGTCCGTTCTCACGGGGGTAATATAAAATTAAATAAATCTAATTTGAATGGACTTGAGGTTAAGATTTTTTTGCCCGTTTAA
- the petA gene encoding ubiquinol-cytochrome c reductase iron-sulfur subunit — MVEKKTKRRDFLFTATYAVGAVGAGAVIWPMIDQMNPDASVKALASTEVDVSAVDPGKTITVLWRGKPVFIRRRTQEEIAEAKAVKMEDLKHPEKDEDRAKDPEWLVMLGVCTHLGCVPLDQKGDYNGWFCPCHGSHYDTSGRIRKGPAPTNMEIPEYKFVDANTIKIG, encoded by the coding sequence ATAGTGGAAAAGAAAACTAAAAGAAGAGATTTTTTATTTACAGCTACTTATGCAGTGGGAGCTGTGGGAGCAGGTGCAGTGATTTGGCCTATGATAGATCAAATGAACCCAGATGCTTCGGTAAAAGCACTAGCGAGTACTGAAGTTGATGTAAGTGCAGTTGATCCTGGAAAAACTATTACTGTACTGTGGAGAGGAAAACCAGTTTTTATCAGAAGAAGAACACAAGAAGAAATAGCAGAGGCTAAAGCTGTCAAGATGGAAGATTTAAAGCATCCAGAAAAAGATGAAGATCGTGCAAAAGATCCAGAGTGGCTTGTTATGCTCGGAGTATGTACGCACTTAGGTTGTGTGCCTTTAGATCAAAAAGGAGATTACAATGGATGGTTCTGCCCATGTCATGGTTCTCATTATGATACTTCAGGAAGAATTAGAAAAGGTCCAGCCCCAACAAATATGGAAATCCCTGAATATAAATTTGTTGATGCTAACACAATTAAGATTGGATAA
- the pgeF gene encoding peptidoglycan editing factor PgeF, protein MIVSKKLSKLKEIKHGFFNNKGGCSTGIYKSLNCGPGSNDYKTKVFKNLRIVKKKISKNSKNIFLLHQIHSNKFIFINKYSKYLKKKRADAVITDIPRLPIGILTADCVPILIYDKKKKMVAAIHAGWKGAYKGIISKVINFMIKKGCENKNIIAVIGPCIAQKSYNVKEDFKKKFLKKDKRNKVFFKKRKNLIYFDLSKYVKLQLKLMKITNLDTINIDTFPKKNNFFSARRSLRLNHDDYGRNISLIMIN, encoded by the coding sequence TTGATAGTTTCAAAAAAATTATCTAAATTAAAAGAAATCAAACATGGTTTTTTCAATAATAAAGGTGGGTGCTCGACAGGTATTTATAAAAGTTTAAATTGTGGACCAGGTTCTAATGACTACAAAACAAAAGTTTTTAAAAATTTGAGAATTGTTAAAAAAAAAATTAGTAAAAATTCAAAAAATATTTTTTTACTGCATCAAATACATAGTAATAAATTTATTTTCATCAATAAATATTCTAAGTACCTAAAAAAAAAGAGAGCAGATGCAGTAATTACTGACATTCCAAGATTGCCAATTGGAATTCTTACAGCTGATTGTGTACCAATATTAATTTATGATAAAAAAAAAAAGATGGTAGCTGCTATTCATGCTGGATGGAAAGGTGCATATAAAGGAATTATTTCAAAAGTAATAAATTTCATGATTAAAAAGGGCTGTGAAAATAAGAATATAATTGCTGTTATAGGTCCTTGTATTGCCCAAAAAAGCTATAACGTAAAAGAAGATTTTAAAAAAAAATTCCTAAAAAAAGACAAAAGAAATAAAGTTTTTTTTAAAAAAAGAAAAAACTTAATTTATTTTGATTTATCAAAATATGTTAAATTACAACTCAAATTAATGAAAATTACAAATTTAGATACGATAAATATTGATACTTTTCCCAAAAAAAATAATTTTTTTAGTGCAAGAAGGTCTTTGCGTTTAAATCATGATGATTATGGTAGAAATATTTCATTAATTATGATTAATTAG
- a CDS encoding cytochrome c1, with protein sequence MKNFFRLSFLIALLLGFQFNSNAAEKVEYLKTDWSFKGPFGKFDRASLQRGYQVYQEVCSSCHSMKYLSYRNLVEEGGPEFSVEQAKAIAASFEVKDGPNADGEMFMRPGRLSDKFVMPYENEKAAQAANGGAYPPDMTVLVKARGGGVDYIYSLLQGYEDPPAGVTLDDGVYYNKYMYGNKIKMSNQLSDGLVEYSDGTNASVEQMAKDVTTFLMWTAEPHLETRHKMGFKAIVYLIILTVLVYFSMKRIWSRIETKV encoded by the coding sequence GTGAAAAATTTTTTTAGATTATCGTTTTTAATAGCACTATTACTTGGATTTCAATTTAATTCTAATGCAGCTGAAAAAGTTGAATATTTGAAAACAGATTGGAGTTTTAAAGGTCCTTTTGGAAAATTTGACAGAGCCTCACTTCAAAGAGGATATCAAGTTTATCAAGAAGTATGTTCGTCATGCCATTCTATGAAATATTTGAGTTATAGAAACCTAGTAGAAGAGGGTGGGCCTGAGTTTTCAGTGGAACAAGCAAAAGCCATTGCAGCATCTTTCGAGGTAAAAGATGGACCAAATGCGGATGGTGAAATGTTTATGAGACCAGGAAGGTTGTCAGATAAATTTGTAATGCCTTACGAAAATGAAAAAGCCGCTCAAGCAGCAAATGGTGGTGCATATCCACCTGATATGACTGTTTTAGTAAAAGCTAGAGGAGGTGGAGTTGATTATATCTATTCACTCCTTCAAGGATATGAGGATCCGCCAGCTGGAGTGACTTTAGATGATGGTGTTTATTACAATAAATACATGTATGGAAATAAGATTAAAATGTCCAATCAACTTTCTGATGGTTTGGTAGAATACTCAGATGGTACGAATGCCTCTGTGGAACAAATGGCAAAAGATGTTACAACTTTTTTAATGTGGACTGCAGAACCTCATTTAGAGACACGTCATAAAATGGGTTTTAAAGCAATAGTTTACTTAATTATATTAACAGTTTTAGTTTATTTCAGTATGAAGAGAATCTGGTCACGTATTGAAACGAAAGTTTAA